The window TCCCCCCGGGGCTGAACGTGGCGCTCGACTCCTTCCCCGAACAGCGGCACAGCCCGAAGACGGATCACGCGATGTTCGTGAACGCGATGACCGAGCGGCAGATGGCCGGAGTCGTCGAATGCCTCAACAAGAACCGGAACTGCCGGGCCTGAGCACCGGGCCTGAGCACCGGACCCGAGTGACGGACTCGCGCGCCGGACCCGGACGCCGGACCGAGTGACCCACCGAGTGAGGTAGGTCACATGAACCGAATCCGTCCCGGTGGCGTGTTCCGACCGCACCACATATGCGAGGAAGACGGAGAGGGTGAGATGGCCGGACCACTGTGGCCCCGCACTCGGCGGGGCTCGACCGATGAAGCACTGATCAAGTCGGTGTACGAGGAGCACGGTCACGCCCTGCTTGCGTACGCCACCCGGCTGACCGGAGACCGGGCCGCCGCCGAGGACGTCGTCCAGGAGACCCTCATACGGGCCTGGCGGCACTCCGAGGTGCTGGTCAACGGAAAGGGCTCGGTGCGCGGCTGGCTGCTCACGGTCGCCCGCAACATCATCACGGACCGCTACCGGGCCAGGGCCGCCCGGCCTCCGGAGGTCTCCGGGGCCTCGTCCGCTCCCCCGGTGGAGGCGGACCACGCCGACTCCGTGGTCGACAGCATGACGGTCCTGGGGGCCCTCGATCAGCTGTCGCCGGAACACCGGGACGTCCTGAAGGAGTTGTACTACCGGCAGCTCAGCGTCGCGGAGGCGGCCGACAGCCTCGGCATCCCGGCGGGTACGGTCAAATCGCGTTCGCACTACGCCCTCAAGGCGCTGCGCGACGTCTTCAAGAGCGACGGATTCAGGGACAGCGGTCCCAGAGAAGGAAAACGATCGGGCAGGCCGCCCCAGCAGCCCGCCGGACTGCGTGAGGTGGTGGCATGAACCGGCAGCGGCACGAGGAGGAACTGCTCGGCCCGTACGTTCTCGGCGTCCTCGACGTCGAGGAGGTCCGCCGGGTCGAGGAACACACGATCGGATGCATGGAATGCCGGGAGGAGGTGGCCGCGTTGCGCGAGATGGAGGCAGCACTGGGCGAGGTGCCCGACGAGGCGTTCCTCGACGGACCGCCGCAGGGCGGTGACCTGCTGCTCCAGCGCACCCTGCGGCAGATGCGGGGCGAGCGGTCCGGTGACCGGCGCCGACGCGCGGGTTTCACGGGCCTGGCCGTGGCGGCCTCGCTCGCCGCGGTGTTCTGGGCGGGCACACAGCTGGGTACGGGCGATTCCGGGGCCGTCGCGCTTCCTGTCCCGCCGTCCCCGACGGCCACGGCGGACCCCTCGCCGCCGCCCGCCGGGACCAAGGTGCTCTCCGCGACCGATCAGGTCACGGGGGCGCGGATGACCGTACAGATGACGCCCGCCACGAAGTGGGTGCGGGTGCGCGCGGCGGTCACGGGAGTGGCGCCGGGTGAGCGGTGCCGGCTGGTCGTGGTCTCGAAGAACGGGACGCGCACCACCGCCGGCAGCTGGGTCACGGGCAGCCAGGGCAACGGTGAGGGCAAGGGCGCGGCGCTGGACGGATCGGCGGCCGTGGACCCGGCGGACGTGAGGGCGATTCTGGTCGAGAACGAGTCGGGCAAGACCTTCGTGTCGGTACCGGTGCCGGTCTGACCCGGAACGTGACGGAGCCCGGGAGCACACCCAGCTCCCGGGCTCCTGCTTGCCACCCAATTGCGCACACCGGCACGTTTAAGAGTCGCGGATCATTCTTAGATCGACGTGTTCTGCCTTTGAACTACCGCGCCATGAGGAGAGGCGCAGAGGGGACTTGAACCCCCATCCGTCGATGACCGTCCACGCTCGGTCGATCCGGTGTTCGGCGGCGAATACTGAGACTGGAGCGAGAATCTGAGATTCATGGGGCCGCCTCTACCGGCTTGGGCCACCCCGGCACGTAATGCCGGGGGAGGGATTCGAACCCCCAACTGACACCCCGAGTTCAGCTTCAACATCAGTTTCAGCTTGCGCTCTCGCGCACCCCCTGCAGACATACAGGGGGAGTCTTCGGGGCTACCTGAACAGGTAGCCGAACACCGCGTCCCCGACCCGCTGGTCGGTGACCTCGGCGCTGTTGGCCTCCTCGCGGGCGAACTTGACGGCCTGCTGGAGCTTCTCCACGCGGTCGAGCAGCTCGTTGACCCGTCGGGCCGGCAGTGCGCCGGAGAACTTCACGGTCGTCCAGTAGCCGACCGCCACGTCCTCGTAGTACACCTCGACCTGCGCCGGGTGCTTCTCGGTGGCCTCGGCCTTCACGTGGTTGCGCGGCACCTTCTTGGTACGGATGGTGCGCACCGCGTCCGTCTTCCAGGAGTCCGTGGACGGGTCCAGGTTCCAGGACTCGGAGGCGTCCAGCACCGGCAGCTTCCGCACGAAGGTGTGGAGGTCCGTGAGCTGCTTCTCCAGGAAGAGCAGGTACGGCACGGGGACCTGCGCCAGCAGGACCGTTCCGTCCACGACGACATCGGCGGCCGCGCTGCGGTTGGCCCAGTCCTTGGTCGCCGTCACGTCGAACAGCCGCGTCAGGGTCCCGGCCGTCGCGCGCAGCACGTCCTCGGCCTTGACCTGCACCCGGGTGGACTCGGGCGGCAACTGCTCGCCCTCCTCGTCCTTGGGCTGGTAGGTCCGGGAGATGCCGGCCAGCAGGGCGGGCTTCTGGACGTCGTGGTGAGCCTGGGTGAGCTCCTGGAGGGACTTGGACTTGACGCCCTTTTCCACTGCGATGATCTGATTCAGCTTCGGCACACGATCAACGTAGCAGCCGGTTGTCCGATCATTCACCCGGATTTACGGCGCCTTCCCCCGGCCCTCCGAAGACTGCCGGGACGAGGCGCTTGACCTCAAGTGAGGTTCAGGTCGGAGGCTTTTGCATGCGGCCGCCGAAGGGCGGCGCGAAGCCCCGTCCGCTGGAGGAATTCCCATGTCGAGCAGTGCCGTTCCGAGCTCCGTTCCCACCGCCCCCGCCGCCCGCCGGTCCGGCCTCACCTGGTGGCAGGTGCTGACCGCGGGCGCGGTCGGCGCGACCGTGGTCAATCTGATCGTCCTCACCGTCGCCACTCTGGCCGACGCCTCTCTCGTCGTCGTCGACGGCGGCGACGAGCACCCGATCACGGTCGGGGGCGTCATCGGCTCCTCCGTGGTCCCGCTGGTGGCCGGGGTGGGCGCCGCCCTCCTGCTGGCCCTGTGGAAGCCGGTGTTCCTGCGGATCGCGCAGTACGTGGGCACCGGACTGGCGCTGCTGTCGGTCGCCGGCCCGCTGTCGTCCGGTGCCGACGGCGGCACCGTCGCGGCCCTGTCCCTCATGCACATCACCCTGGGCGTGGCGGTCTTCACCACCCTGCAGCTCCACCGCCGCCACCGTTGAGCCCGTCGTTCCCGGCGAGTACGCCGGCGCCCGCGGCGGCACCGGCGGTGTGAGGCGGGAAGCCCGTCATGGAAGTGCATCACGAACCCCACACGCGGACCGATCATCACATTGCGGTCCATGACATCCTGTGACGTCACAACTCGCCGGACGGTATCGGCGGACGTCCGGGGAATATGGGGAAGGTCCATGAGGCTCTGCTTCCTGGTGGAGGAGCACTACCGCCACGACGGCATGCCGAACGAGGTGATCCGGCAGCTCACCGCGTGGGGGCACCGGGTGGACGTGGTGCGGCCGGGCGGCTCACTGCTGCGGATGACCGAGGCGGTGGACGCGGGTGCGCACGACGCCTGGGTCCTCAAGACGGTTTCCGGCGGCCCGGGTCTGACCCTGCTGGAGGCCGCGGCCTCGGCCGGGACGACCACCGTCAACGACGCCCGGTCGATCCGGGGCGTACGGGACAAGGCGCTCG is drawn from Streptomyces sp. NBC_01232 and contains these coding sequences:
- a CDS encoding sigma-70 family RNA polymerase sigma factor codes for the protein MAGPLWPRTRRGSTDEALIKSVYEEHGHALLAYATRLTGDRAAAEDVVQETLIRAWRHSEVLVNGKGSVRGWLLTVARNIITDRYRARAARPPEVSGASSAPPVEADHADSVVDSMTVLGALDQLSPEHRDVLKELYYRQLSVAEAADSLGIPAGTVKSRSHYALKALRDVFKSDGFRDSGPREGKRSGRPPQQPAGLREVVA
- a CDS encoding zf-HC2 domain-containing protein, with product MNRQRHEEELLGPYVLGVLDVEEVRRVEEHTIGCMECREEVAALREMEAALGEVPDEAFLDGPPQGGDLLLQRTLRQMRGERSGDRRRRAGFTGLAVAASLAAVFWAGTQLGTGDSGAVALPVPPSPTATADPSPPPAGTKVLSATDQVTGARMTVQMTPATKWVRVRAAVTGVAPGERCRLVVVSKNGTRTTAGSWVTGSQGNGEGKGAALDGSAAVDPADVRAILVENESGKTFVSVPVPV
- a CDS encoding DUF7873 family protein, with the protein product MPKLNQIIAVEKGVKSKSLQELTQAHHDVQKPALLAGISRTYQPKDEEGEQLPPESTRVQVKAEDVLRATAGTLTRLFDVTATKDWANRSAAADVVVDGTVLLAQVPVPYLLFLEKQLTDLHTFVRKLPVLDASESWNLDPSTDSWKTDAVRTIRTKKVPRNHVKAEATEKHPAQVEVYYEDVAVGYWTTVKFSGALPARRVNELLDRVEKLQQAVKFAREEANSAEVTDQRVGDAVFGYLFR
- a CDS encoding DUF6069 family protein; translated protein: MSSSAVPSSVPTAPAARRSGLTWWQVLTAGAVGATVVNLIVLTVATLADASLVVVDGGDEHPITVGGVIGSSVVPLVAGVGAALLLALWKPVFLRIAQYVGTGLALLSVAGPLSSGADGGTVAALSLMHITLGVAVFTTLQLHRRHR